Proteins encoded together in one Mercenaria mercenaria strain notata chromosome 18, MADL_Memer_1, whole genome shotgun sequence window:
- the LOC123538989 gene encoding semaphorin-5A-like, whose amino-acid sequence MIRLEMTRKKLYTFFLNILLCLVNTSFVVSLECYNCTDIESVNNCTNISQCGSGESCYLDLVPSGQTSVFNLGCLDNQKCMAIGNSVPSIVGRDVNKRQLKTCHECCSTDNCNKVLCEHLKPTACVDSEKVDCAFLNTVANICQDIQHAKTICPRFCNLCDLVDGDWADWSAWSSCDVTCDNGTQSRYRTCTDPAPAHGGLNCTGIDNEIRMCERQLCPVHGGWAEWLKWEACSVSCDIGIQRRHRTCSNPAPERFGDHCYGDTMDDRLCFPGPCANGGWSSWGTWSNCTVACGGGTKTRSRTCTNPRPSEQGKNCEGDPIQVTACGNAVCLPNVAFNAYWVDDLSPAAGQTMVFTRVLVNEGGAYNNSTGEFTAPVHGTYSFSAQMCFANNQNLYFDIKVGDTTYASSYAFDASAVSCPMAQAVATVKKHQKVIVQWTHTTYTGNYIVRGDALRNYFTGILVHA is encoded by the exons ATGATAAGGCTCGAAATGACTCGAAAAAAACTGTACACATTCT ttttgaatatTCTTCTCTGCTTGGTCAACACATCATTTGTGG TATCTTTGGAGTGTTACAACTGTACCGACATCGAAAGCGTGAACAACTGTACAAACATATCGCAATGTGGATCTGGAGAG TCTTGTTACCTTGATTTAGTTCCGTCAGGACAGACAAGCGTTTTTAATCTAGGCTGCCTAGACAATCAG AAATGTATGGCAATTGGTAACTCTGTTCCTAGTATAGTTGGAAGAGATGTCAACAAACGACAATTAAAAACGTGTCATGAATGCTGCAGTACCGACAACTGTAATAAAGTCCTTTGTGAACATTTAAAAC CAACGGCATGTGTTGACAGTGAAAAGGTCGACTGTGCATTCTTAAACACGGTTGCAAATATTTGTCAAGATATCCAGCATGCGAAAACGATATGCCCACGTTTCTGTAATCTTTGCGATCTTG TTGATGGAGACTGGGCTGACTGGTCTGCATGGTCAAGCTGTGATGTGACATGTGACAATGGAACCCAGTCTCGATACCGAACATGTACCGATCCGGCTCCAGCACATGGTGGTTTGAATTGTACCGGAATCGACAACGAAATTCGAATGTGTGAAAGACAATTATGCCCAg TTCATGGAGGATGGGCAGAGTGGTTAAAATGGGAAGCATGTTCCGTAAGTTGCGATATTGGTATCCAAAGACGTCATCGCACCTGTTCTAATCCTGCACCAGAAAGGTTTGGAGATCATTGTTATGGAGATACTATGGATGACCGGTTATGTTTCCCAGGACCGTGTGCAA ATGGCGGTTGGTCAAGCTGGGGTACCTGGAGCAACTGCACTGTTGCCTGTGGTGGTGGAACAAAGACCCGGTCAAGGACATGTACGAATCCCCGTCCATCAGAACAAGGAAAGAACTGCGAAGGCGACCCCATCCAGGTCACAGCTTGTGGCAATGCAGTTTGTC TGCCTAACGTTGCCTTTAACGCTTACTGGGTGGACGACTTGAGCCCTGCTGCAGGCCAGACCATGGTTTTTACTCGCGTCTTGGTGAACGAGGGAGGGGCTTACAATAATTCTACAGGGGAGTTCACGGCACCTGTGCATGGAACATACTCCTTCAGTGCACAAATGTGTTTTGCTAACAATCAGAATTTGTACTTTGACATCAAGGTAGGGGACACGACGTACGCCTCATCCTATGCATTTGATGCTAGTGCCGTTTCTTGTCCCATGGCACAGGCTGTTGCCACCGTGAAGAAGCATCAGAAAGTGATTGTGCAGTGGACACACACCACGTACACCGGGAACTATATAGTGCGTGGTGATGCATTAAGGAACTACTTTACGGGAATATTAGTCCATGCATAG